A genome region from Micromonospora peucetia includes the following:
- a CDS encoding ornithine cyclodeaminase family protein, translating into MTGPVTLGAAQMAGTPQLVRVIDVLGEMFADLAAGRTNSPARTVIEHGPQRVLLVSPAVWERRGVGSVKITTLTPDNPDRGLPLIHGIVALTDLTTGQITALLDGAELTAVRTGAVAALATRWCTADDAEDLAVIGAGVQARALVRAVSAVRRIRTVRVFSRTRSRAEQFADWVRDAVPHPVHVSVGDSAKAAVADAAIICTATSTSDNTPLVEADWVAPGAHVNVIGGTHPDAIELDPALLAGAMAVVEDRTAALEGAGEVRAALAAGLIGVDDLHELGALVTGEVRVGGRTSVLRTVGMAIEDTAAAVALYEGAAAVA; encoded by the coding sequence ATGACCGGGCCGGTGACGCTCGGCGCCGCGCAGATGGCGGGTACGCCTCAGCTGGTGCGGGTGATCGACGTGCTGGGCGAGATGTTCGCGGACCTGGCCGCCGGCCGGACCAACTCCCCGGCGCGAACCGTTATCGAGCACGGTCCCCAACGGGTCCTGCTGGTCAGCCCCGCGGTCTGGGAGCGGCGCGGGGTGGGCAGCGTCAAGATCACCACGCTCACCCCCGACAACCCCGACCGTGGGCTGCCGCTGATCCACGGGATCGTCGCGCTGACGGACCTGACCACCGGGCAGATCACGGCCCTGCTGGACGGTGCCGAGCTGACCGCCGTACGCACCGGCGCGGTCGCCGCCCTGGCGACCCGCTGGTGCACCGCCGACGACGCCGAGGACCTCGCGGTGATCGGCGCGGGGGTGCAGGCCCGGGCCCTGGTGCGCGCGGTGTCGGCGGTGCGCCGGATTCGCACCGTCCGGGTGTTCTCCCGGACCCGGAGCAGGGCGGAGCAGTTCGCCGACTGGGTGCGTGACGCGGTGCCCCACCCGGTGCACGTCAGCGTCGGCGACAGCGCGAAGGCCGCCGTCGCCGACGCGGCGATCATCTGCACGGCGACCTCGACCAGCGACAACACACCGCTGGTCGAGGCGGACTGGGTGGCACCCGGAGCGCACGTCAACGTGATCGGCGGCACCCACCCGGACGCGATCGAACTGGACCCCGCCCTCCTGGCCGGGGCCATGGCGGTCGTCGAGGACCGGACCGCGGCGCTGGAGGGCGCCGGCGAGGTGCGGGCCGCCCTGGCCGCCGGTCTGATCGGCGTGGACGACCTGCACGAGTTGGGCGCGCTGGTCACCGGCGAGGTCCGGGTGGGGGGTCGGACCTCCGTCCTGCGTACCGTCGGAATGGCCATCGAGGACACGGCCGCCGCGGTGGCGCTGTACGAGGGAGCGGCGGCCGTGGCGTAG
- a CDS encoding MaoC family dehydratase, translating into MTLRHVQGNEYREEHGGDYEDFEPGMVIRHWPGRTISETDNTWLTLLTMNQHPLHFDEHYGAGSEYGRVLVNSGITLCLVGGMTVQALSARAVANLGWDKVRLREPVFVGDTLYATSRILDRRLSRSRPGQGIITVETTGTKSTGETVIVFERSFMVRCRESSS; encoded by the coding sequence ATGACGCTGCGTCATGTCCAGGGCAACGAGTACCGCGAGGAACACGGCGGGGACTACGAGGACTTCGAGCCCGGCATGGTGATCCGGCACTGGCCGGGCCGCACCATCTCGGAGACCGACAACACCTGGCTGACCCTGCTCACCATGAACCAGCACCCGCTGCACTTCGACGAGCACTACGGCGCGGGCAGCGAGTACGGCCGCGTGCTCGTCAACAGCGGGATCACCCTGTGCCTGGTCGGCGGCATGACGGTGCAGGCCCTGTCGGCCCGGGCGGTGGCCAACCTGGGCTGGGACAAGGTCCGCCTGCGCGAGCCGGTCTTCGTCGGGGACACGTTGTACGCCACCAGCCGGATCCTCGACAGGCGGCTGAGCCGGTCCCGGCCCGGACAGGGCATCATCACGGTGGAGACGACGGGCACGAAGTCCACCGGCGAGACCGTCATCGTCTTCGAGCGTTCCTTCATGGTCCGCTGCCGGGAGAGCTCCTCCTGA
- a CDS encoding VOC family protein: MDGRLEGAGSPRESRRDYWGAVLDAPDAVALARFYTELLGWETTREEPGWATIAPPDGVAYLGFQTAVGYVPPVWPPAEGRQQMMVHLDFEVTDLAAAVAHALDLGARKAGHQPQDDVRVMLDPAGHPFCLYVSDGADPAP; the protein is encoded by the coding sequence ATGGACGGACGACTGGAGGGCGCGGGCTCACCACGAGAGTCCCGTCGCGACTACTGGGGTGCGGTGCTGGACGCACCCGACGCGGTGGCGCTGGCACGGTTCTACACAGAGTTGCTCGGCTGGGAGACCACGAGGGAGGAACCGGGCTGGGCCACCATTGCGCCGCCCGACGGCGTGGCCTATCTGGGCTTCCAGACCGCCGTCGGATATGTGCCGCCGGTGTGGCCGCCGGCCGAGGGCCGGCAACAGATGATGGTGCATCTCGACTTCGAGGTCACCGACCTCGCCGCAGCCGTCGCGCATGCGCTCGACCTCGGCGCACGAAAGGCCGGACACCAGCCCCAGGACGATGTCCGGGTGATGCTGGATCCGGCCGGGCACCCGTTCTGCCTCTACGTGTCCGACGGGGCGGACCCTGCTCCGTGA